Proteins co-encoded in one candidate division WOR-3 bacterium genomic window:
- a CDS encoding tetratricopeptide repeat protein has product MKSKHYSSLFEKFEDIKNKIKKGATFDEVREELKELYIEVKDEIDLLLELLEEIKRETLKLKSAAGTIDPYKFVQRLQITEVDITTFIEKGWNEIAKGNYENAIKILEEVKEKAPDNTKVLNLLGWAYVQAGRYDDAFPLYLKVLQLEPRNTLAMKDIGFICYKKGIYGEAIEHLAKVIRIDNNPSATLYALYYLGLIYLDREMYDDAISFFKKALDRGPNLIEALYHLGIAYEKKKEYEKAKESFRRVIEIAPDSKWAQKAKERL; this is encoded by the coding sequence GTGAAGAGTAAACATTATTCTTCTCTGTTTGAAAAATTTGAAGATATAAAAAATAAGATTAAAAAAGGAGCAACTTTTGATGAAGTTAGGGAAGAATTAAAAGAACTTTATATAGAAGTAAAAGATGAAATTGATCTTCTCTTAGAACTTCTTGAAGAAATAAAAAGAGAAACTCTAAAACTTAAATCTGCTGCAGGAACTATTGATCCATATAAATTTGTTCAGAGACTTCAGATTACAGAAGTTGATATAACAACTTTTATAGAAAAAGGATGGAATGAGATAGCAAAAGGAAACTATGAAAATGCTATTAAGATACTTGAAGAAGTTAAAGAAAAAGCACCGGATAACACAAAGGTTTTGAATCTTTTAGGATGGGCTTATGTTCAGGCAGGAAGATATGATGATGCCTTTCCTCTTTATCTAAAAGTCCTCCAGCTTGAACCAAGAAACACTCTGGCAATGAAAGATATTGGGTTTATATGTTATAAAAAGGGAATTTACGGTGAAGCAATAGAACACTTAGCAAAAGTTATAAGAATTGATAACAATCCTTCAGCGACACTTTATGCTCTTTATTATTTAGGTTTAATATACCTTGACAGAGAAATGTATGATGATGCTATTTCTTTTTTCAAAAAAGCCCTTGATAGAGGACCAAATCTTATTGAAGCCCTTTACCATTTAGGAATAGCTTATGAAAAGAAAAAGGAATATGAAAAAGCAAAAGAGAGCTTTAGAAGAGTAATAGAAATTGCTCCTGATTCAAAATGGGCACAAAAGGCAAAAGAAAGGCTTTAA
- the acpS gene encoding holo-ACP synthase, whose translation MNNIKIGVDLIEIERIIKAYERFGERFLKKIFTEREIEYALKRKNPFPHLAGRFAAKEAVMKALGTGFGKGVYFKNIEIIREPGFEPEVKLHGKTKEKFKNKKFSLSITHDGKYALAFCIMLDCEE comes from the coding sequence TTGAATAATATAAAAATAGGTGTAGATTTAATAGAAATTGAAAGAATTATAAAAGCCTATGAAAGGTTTGGAGAAAGATTTCTAAAAAAAATTTTCACAGAAAGAGAAATAGAATATGCCCTTAAAAGAAAAAATCCTTTTCCACACCTTGCAGGTCGTTTTGCAGCAAAAGAAGCAGTAATGAAAGCATTGGGAACGGGTTTTGGAAAAGGTGTTTATTTTAAAAACATAGAAATAATAAGAGAACCTGGCTTTGAACCTGAAGTTAAACTTCACGGAAAGACTAAGGAAAAATTCAAAAATAAAAAATTTTCCCTATCAATTACACATGATGGAAAATATGCCCTTGCTTTTTGTATTATGTTAGATTGTGAAGAGTAA